TGGTGTTTCGGGTATAGGTATCAAAAGTCCGGATTCCCCGTTCACACATGATGATGTTGTCGTTCCCCGCCCTTCGAATGTATTCACTGGCCTTGATCCATTCCTCCATAGTGGCGGACATTCCCCTTTTTAAAATAATGGGTTTATCCTGGGCCCCCACGGTTTGCAGCAAGGTATAGTTATGCATATTCCGGGATCCGATCTGGAGGATATCCACGGCATCGTACACCGCCGCTATATCCTTTCCGTCCATCACCTCCGTGGAGGTAATGAGTCCCGTCTCCTTTTTTACCGCCTTCATAATCTCCAAGGCCTCCCGGCCTAATCCCTGAAAACTGTCAGGGGAGGTCCTGGGCTTAAAGGCCCCGCCCCGAAAATTCTTCACCCCTAAGCTTTTCAAGTATTTTGCGGTCTCCATGGCTTGGCCGTAGCTCTCAATGGAGCAGGGTCCCGCGATCATCATTTTTTCCATTCTGCTTTGCTCTTTCATACTTTCACCTCTATCAAAAGATGACAGCGGGACGGAGTTTTTGTCATCCCGCAGCTCTCTTACTTTTAAATTATTTGCTATTCCTATTTTTTCCGCAGATTCCCTTCGGTAGCCGGTGACTGCTCTATTTATAAATTGGCTATACCTCTTTCATTATTGCTTCTCGAA
The window above is part of the Isachenkonia alkalipeptolytica genome. Proteins encoded here:
- the aroF gene encoding 3-deoxy-7-phosphoheptulonate synthase, translating into MKEQSRMEKMMIAGPCSIESYGQAMETAKYLKSLGVKNFRGGAFKPRTSPDSFQGLGREALEIMKAVKKETGLITSTEVMDGKDIAAVYDAVDILQIGSRNMHNYTLLQTVGAQDKPIILKRGMSATMEEWIKASEYIRRAGNDNIIMCERGIRTFDTYTRNTMDIAAIPIIKNETGLPVIADPSHGTGRKELILPMSKAALAAGADGIMVEVHPQPERALSDGEQSLSFEEFRYFYREIKSRD